The following coding sequences lie in one Rutidosis leptorrhynchoides isolate AG116_Rl617_1_P2 chromosome 4, CSIRO_AGI_Rlap_v1, whole genome shotgun sequence genomic window:
- the LOC139841225 gene encoding uncharacterized protein — MGDPGPFLIPCNVNGSEMLTSLADSGASINYFMPYSVYKRLGLGDLSPTTMGVKLIDQSINSSMGIAEDLIVKVGDMEFPIDFFIVDIKEDPVVPLVLGRPFLASACSFFDFRTGKLSLRDKGKCMSIKTKRVKKPSMPMTRPQVVASMHCVTSIRQVGSPIKGSGRLTKGIQGKAKTQNDVVDKSMRKLFGRVNRV; from the coding sequence ATGGGTGATCCCGGACCTTTCCTTATCCCATGCAATGTAAACGGTTCAGAGATGCTCACATCTTTAGCCGATTCGGGAGCAAGTATCAACTACTTCATGCCCTATTCTGTTTACAAAAGGCTAGGCCTAGGTGATCTTTCACCTACTACAATGGGAGTTAAATTAATTGATCAATCAATTAACTCTAGTATGGGGATCGCCGAAGACTTAATTGTTAAAGTGGGGGACATGGAATTTCCCATTGACTTTTTTATAGTTGATATAAAGGAAGACCCGGTTGTACCCCTTGTTTTGGGAAGGCCATTTTTGGCATCCGCGTGCTCTTTCTTCGACTTTAGGACCGGGAAATTGAGTCTTCGGGATAAAGGGAAATGCATGAGCATAAAAACCAAACGTGTTAAAAAACCATCAATGCCCATGACCAGACCACAAGTTGTTGCTAGCATGCACTGCGTTACAAGCATAAGGCAAGTAGGTTCACCAATTAAAGGTAGTGGGAGATTAACCAAGGGAATTCAAGGTAAAGCCAAAACTCAAAACGACGTTGTTGACAAGTCTATGCGAAAGTTATTTGGGCGGGTGAatcgggtgtag